In Chloroflexota bacterium, a genomic segment contains:
- a CDS encoding DUF3054 domain-containing protein — protein sequence MQKKLTQQQWILISGDVIIAIIITLWGFASHDTLDTAGLYMLTTFVPVLVAWLMIAPLLGVYDLERMKNFRQLWRPFYAMIIVSPMAALIRAFWLGRGIAPLFVVVLGGFSALGILFWRVVYWMLVWRGKL from the coding sequence ATGCAAAAAAAATTGACTCAACAACAATGGATTTTGATAAGCGGTGACGTAATCATCGCGATTATCATAACGTTATGGGGCTTTGCTAGCCATGACACGCTGGATACGGCTGGCTTGTATATGTTAACGACATTTGTCCCGGTATTGGTGGCCTGGTTGATGATCGCACCCCTTTTGGGTGTTTACGATCTCGAACGGATGAAAAACTTTCGTCAATTATGGCGTCCATTTTATGCCATGATTATCGTCAGTCCCATGGCCGCCCTCATCCGGGCATTTTGGCTTGGGCGCGGCATCGCGCCACTTTTCGTTGTAGTTTTGGGCGGCTTCAGCGCGCTGGGAATTTTGTTCTGGCGAGTTGTGTATTGGATGTTGGTTTGGCGAGGAAAACTATAA
- a CDS encoding sigma-70 family RNA polymerase sigma factor, with protein sequence MNESALIQAAQKGDLEAFNQLVLAYQDRVYNQAYRVMGERSAAEDAAQEAFISAYRKLHTYRGGSFTAWLLRIVTNACYDELRRQKRRPTTPLEPETNDGEIFDSPQWLIDPGDSPETSLQRGELAAAIQRCLNELPINFRMAIVLIDIQGLDYSEAATVIEKPLGTIKSRLARARQRMQNCLQKFRELLPHAHRLREEAAL encoded by the coding sequence GTGAATGAATCTGCACTCATCCAGGCCGCTCAAAAGGGCGATTTAGAAGCTTTCAATCAACTGGTTTTGGCTTATCAAGACCGCGTCTACAATCAGGCCTACCGCGTGATGGGCGAGCGCAGTGCGGCTGAAGATGCTGCTCAGGAAGCCTTTATTTCGGCCTATCGCAAACTTCATACCTACCGCGGCGGATCATTTACCGCATGGCTGCTGCGCATTGTCACCAATGCTTGCTACGACGAACTACGCCGCCAAAAACGCCGCCCCACAACACCCCTGGAACCCGAAACCAATGACGGCGAGATTTTCGATTCGCCCCAATGGCTGATTGATCCTGGCGATTCGCCGGAAACTTCCCTGCAGCGCGGCGAGTTAGCTGCTGCCATTCAGCGCTGCCTCAACGAGTTGCCTATCAATTTTCGCATGGCAATTGTGCTGATCGATATTCAGGGCCTCGACTATAGCGAAGCGGCCACAGTTATTGAAAAGCCGCTCGGTACGATCAAAAGCCGTTTGGCGCGTGCTCGCCAGCGTATGCAAAATTGCCTCCAAAAATTTCGGGAACTTCTGCCGCACGCCCATCGTCTGAGAGAGGAGGCCGCATTATGA